The stretch of DNA CACTCATCTGCTACTTCAAATATGTCTGCATTAACCAGCTCATATGAAGAGTTTGAGAAATCATCTACAAACTCTTTACTGACTACTGTCACATCTGCTTCTTCTCCAAAATATGAAGCTTTTCTGTATCCTACAGCTCCTCCACCAAAAACTGTAACTTTTTTGGACTTTAAGTCAAGATATAACGGTAGCATGATACACACTTGGAATAATTTACAAGGATGTATTATCCTACCTCTATATGAGTCTTAGTAATACGATACCAAAAAAGAGAGCATTAAATTATTACTATAATCACTTAGAAATTACTGCCAGATTGGGTTATCAGTCAGAGGAGATATGCGAGAACAAACATGAGAATAGTCGCCATTATAGATATAAAAACGAATTGACAAAATTGTCCATTAAGTATTGATTTTTTTGAAAATAAAGGCACTCCGTAACCTCCACAGATTAACTGGAGCAGCAAGACAGTAACTTAAAAAGAGTGATCATTTAATTCATATGAAGATGAATTTGCATCCCAGCTTGTACAGAAAACACAATTAATACTACTTGATTTTTAGTTCGAGTTGGATATTGACGCGTTCATATTCCATATTGTCTATCGGCACCTCATAAAATCCCATTTTAGAATATAGATGCATAGCCGCGGTCAGTATGCGGTTTGAAACAATCATCAACTTTTTTGCACCGTGTTCTACAGCATGATTCATACACGCTTTTAAAACCGCCGAACCTGCCCCATTTCCTTGATATTTTTCATCGGTAGCAAGTTTACAAATTTCCCACGTACAATTCTCTTTTGGAATGATCATACAGGTTGCAATGACCTTTTCTTGGTCTACAGCAAAATAAACGGCCGCGCCTTGTTCAATAAGCGACTCTACGCCGTTTAACATGTCCAGATCATTCTTTTCAATCTTAAAATATTTATTTAGCCATGCCAGGTTTAAATCAATGAAGTCATTTTTGTATTGCTTTTGGTATGATACGATCTCCATTTTACAATTCCCCTACATCTCCAGAAGCTCTTTTATCATTAACGTAGCATTGATAAATTGTTGACGTTCTGTTTCATTTAATGAGTCTAATAATTTTGATATGCGAGTACTCACCTTTTCCGACAATTCGTCACCTGTTTTTGACATTTTTGGTTAAAACAAACAACATATCCTGGTATCTTGTTTCGACCATACCTTTCTTAATAAGTCCCCCGTTTTCCAACCTTTTTATCACACGGCGCGGGTATAGTCTTTATTCAAATGCAGTTTTTGTCATAACGCTCGCGGAACAACCCCGGCAGATAAAATTTCACCTAAAACTCAGATATATATCGGTGTCCTGTTACAATCCAGATAAGTATATCACCCAAACACTCAAAGTTACGGCATATATTCTGTTAAAATCTTGATGAGTCTATCGCATCTATACACAATACCAGAATAACATAGGTAATTGCCACAAGCAAGCATTTTCAAAGACCATTCTGAGCAAAGATTGTCAAGAATCTTATTGATCTTAACTCTTTTAAATAAAGC from Candidatus Methanomassiliicoccus intestinalis Issoire-Mx1 encodes:
- a CDS encoding GNAT family N-acetyltransferase: MEIVSYQKQYKNDFIDLNLAWLNKYFKIEKNDLDMLNGVESLIEQGAAVYFAVDQEKVIATCMIIPKENCTWEICKLATDEKYQGNGAGSAVLKACMNHAVEHGAKKLMIVSNRILTAAMHLYSKMGFYEVPIDNMEYERVNIQLELKIK